The following coding sequences are from one Methanosarcina sp. WWM596 window:
- a CDS encoding ATP-binding cassette domain-containing protein — protein sequence MSSIIIKELTKKFGEFTAVDRVSFSVEPGELFGLLGPNGAGKTTILNMLTTLLLPTAGDAEIAGYGLIRDPGEIRNSIGIIFQDPSLDIGLTGRENLEFHAMMYNIGSDERKKRIWEVLDVVGLADKADILVENYSGGMKRRLEIARGLIHYPKVLFLDEPTLGLDAQTRRSIWDHIRNLNRNYGTSVILTTHYMEEADYLCDRIAIIDHGKIIALDTPSGLKNCLRGDCVSLTIEGRIELIAAALEEKEWVKEIVPNGKTLDVILSDYGKNIPYIFQTAGNLGIGISSINFSKPSLEDVFLRLTGSIIREQEGSRQSARRDRMRRRMLR from the coding sequence ATGAGTTCAATAATTATTAAAGAGCTAACAAAAAAATTCGGGGAATTTACTGCTGTGGACAGGGTCTCATTTTCGGTTGAGCCCGGAGAGCTTTTCGGGCTTTTAGGCCCTAATGGTGCGGGAAAGACAACTATTCTCAATATGCTGACTACTCTTCTTCTTCCTACTGCAGGTGATGCTGAAATTGCAGGATATGGTCTTATAAGAGATCCCGGTGAGATCAGGAATAGTATCGGAATAATATTTCAGGACCCTTCGCTTGATATAGGGCTTACCGGGAGGGAAAATCTTGAATTTCATGCCATGATGTACAACATTGGTTCAGATGAGCGGAAAAAAAGAATCTGGGAAGTGCTTGATGTTGTGGGTCTGGCTGATAAAGCTGATATTCTTGTTGAAAATTATTCGGGTGGGATGAAGAGGCGGCTTGAAATTGCAAGGGGGCTTATTCATTATCCGAAGGTTTTGTTTCTGGATGAGCCTACTCTCGGGCTTGATGCACAGACTCGGAGATCAATATGGGACCATATCAGAAACCTGAACCGAAATTACGGGACGTCTGTAATTCTGACTACCCATTATATGGAAGAGGCCGATTACCTCTGTGATCGCATTGCGATAATTGATCATGGGAAGATCATTGCACTTGATACTCCATCAGGTCTGAAGAACTGTCTTAGGGGGGATTGTGTCAGCCTGACTATTGAGGGGAGGATTGAGCTCATTGCTGCTGCACTTGAGGAGAAGGAATGGGTGAAGGAAATTGTCCCGAATGGAAAAACGCTTGATGTTATTCTATCGGATTATGGGAAAAATATTCCTTATATTTTTCAAACTGCCGGCAATCTGGGTATCGGGATCAGTTCTATAAATTTCAGCAAACCAAGTCTTGAAGATGTTTTTCTCCGCCTGACAGGTTCAATAATACGAGAACAGGAAGGCAGCAGGCAGTCAGCCAGGCGTGATCGGATGAGAAGGAGGATGCTCCGATGA
- a CDS encoding ABC transporter ATP-binding protein codes for MSLLKINDLKCHYLTDINTVRAVDGISFEIEEGDILGIVGESGSGKTTVALGIMGLLPENTAISGEILYRGKLISSLPESGMDRFRWKDIAIVFQNGLEVMNPVMKVGVQITEPMIKHLDISPENARSKCADLFWTVGLDPKWMDSYPHQLSGGMRQRVLLAMALSCDPKLLILDEVTSALDAFTRKEIRDLLVDLQKKNGYTMLMISHDITFVSSVASQIAVMYSGRVVETGPVRDILVSPRHPYTRGLVHSTPDIFVYKDLWGIPGDVPAGDEFKGCPFSPRCTQKIDICNKAPPVLMPVGGGREIACHRGGIAGLLEAKNLSFRYLLPNGEYLKAVDNVNLKVMEGEVLAVVGQTGSGKSTLAHILANVIRPECGEVLFMQGNVSRGNYGNRVNGVQIVFQDPFSSTSNRFTVLDAIKEPLYINKIGSNGDRLQMVKNALELVRLPTTDNFLGKYCGELSGGQRQRVALARAMVMEPKLLIADEITSALDVSTSANVLRLLKGLQNRRGFAMIYISHDLSLTLKIADRIAVMNSGKIVEMGNSHDVMLSPSDEYTKRLVGSRIGLCCHNH; via the coding sequence ATGAGTCTGCTTAAAATTAATGATCTTAAATGCCATTATCTGACTGACATTAACACTGTCAGGGCGGTTGACGGCATTTCTTTTGAAATTGAAGAAGGAGACATTCTGGGCATTGTCGGAGAATCCGGGAGTGGTAAGACCACTGTTGCACTTGGAATCATGGGGCTTTTGCCGGAAAATACAGCCATTTCCGGTGAAATTCTTTACAGGGGTAAGCTAATCTCTTCTTTGCCTGAATCCGGGATGGACAGATTCAGATGGAAAGATATTGCAATAGTTTTTCAGAACGGCCTGGAGGTGATGAACCCTGTTATGAAAGTAGGCGTTCAGATAACGGAACCAATGATAAAGCATCTTGATATCAGCCCTGAGAACGCCCGGAGTAAATGTGCTGACCTGTTCTGGACCGTTGGCCTTGATCCGAAATGGATGGATTCATATCCGCATCAGCTTTCAGGGGGTATGAGACAGAGGGTTCTTCTGGCAATGGCTCTTTCATGCGATCCAAAATTACTGATTCTTGATGAAGTTACTTCTGCCCTTGATGCATTTACCCGAAAGGAGATCAGGGATCTTCTGGTTGACCTTCAGAAGAAGAACGGGTACACGATGTTAATGATTTCTCATGATATCACTTTTGTGTCTTCTGTGGCGTCTCAGATTGCTGTTATGTATTCAGGAAGGGTTGTTGAAACCGGACCTGTAAGGGATATTCTCGTATCTCCCCGTCATCCTTATACGAGGGGCCTTGTCCATTCGACACCGGATATTTTCGTTTATAAAGATTTATGGGGAATTCCCGGGGACGTTCCGGCAGGGGATGAGTTTAAAGGTTGTCCTTTCAGCCCAAGATGTACACAAAAAATCGATATATGTAATAAAGCTCCCCCGGTTCTCATGCCGGTAGGAGGCGGGCGGGAAATTGCATGCCATAGAGGCGGCATAGCAGGCCTCCTGGAGGCAAAAAACCTGAGTTTCAGGTATCTTCTGCCAAATGGAGAATATCTAAAGGCAGTTGATAATGTTAATCTGAAAGTGATGGAAGGGGAGGTTCTTGCAGTTGTTGGTCAGACCGGTTCAGGCAAGTCAACCCTTGCACATATCCTTGCAAATGTAATAAGGCCTGAATGCGGAGAGGTATTATTTATGCAGGGGAATGTCAGCAGGGGAAACTATGGAAACAGGGTCAACGGTGTTCAGATAGTATTCCAGGACCCTTTCAGTTCAACCAGCAACAGGTTTACCGTGCTTGATGCAATCAAAGAGCCTCTTTATATCAATAAGATCGGGTCCAATGGAGATAGACTGCAAATGGTTAAAAATGCTCTTGAACTTGTCCGTCTTCCAACCACTGATAATTTCCTCGGAAAATATTGCGGCGAACTCAGCGGAGGGCAGAGGCAAAGGGTTGCACTTGCCAGAGCAATGGTTATGGAGCCAAAACTTCTTATTGCCGATGAGATAACTTCGGCATTGGATGTTTCAACCTCTGCAAATGTATTGCGTCTTTTAAAGGGCCTTCAGAACAGGAGAGGGTTTGCAATGATATATATTTCACATGATCTCTCCCTAACACTGAAGATTGCTGACAGAATAGCCGTTATGAATTCCGGAAAGATTGTAGAGATGGGTAATTCCCACGATGTTATGCTTTCACCTTCGGATGAGTATACAAAAAGGCTCGTGGGTTCAAGAATAGGACTGTGTTGTCATAATCATTAA
- a CDS encoding ABC transporter permease, with protein MIQGRVVYVLWRREIIKYFRARSRIAGAIGMPAFMLIFQGMGFRRVEFPGLPESIGYFQYLVPGIIGMTLLFTAAYAGMSVIMDKQFGFLKEVMVTPASRVSIVLGMISGSATTSIIQALIIMIMSVLLGFRLPLLPAILSSVVIMVLISMIFINIGLILSSVLKDFHGFSTVINFIAFPLFLLSGALFPVSNLPAPIRILSYFDPLTYGVDALRGVLIGHCEFSIVLDVCILLTLSVLMVCASSYFFQRAETI; from the coding sequence ATGATTCAGGGAAGAGTTGTATATGTCCTCTGGCGGCGTGAGATAATAAAGTATTTCAGGGCAAGATCCAGAATAGCGGGTGCTATTGGCATGCCGGCTTTTATGCTGATCTTTCAGGGTATGGGTTTTAGAAGAGTTGAATTTCCGGGTCTGCCTGAATCAATAGGATATTTTCAGTATCTTGTGCCGGGTATTATCGGGATGACCCTTCTTTTTACAGCTGCTTATGCAGGTATGAGTGTCATAATGGACAAGCAGTTCGGATTTTTAAAAGAGGTTATGGTGACTCCTGCAAGCAGAGTCTCTATTGTTCTCGGGATGATCTCCGGAAGTGCAACCACATCAATCATTCAGGCACTAATTATTATGATAATGTCGGTATTACTAGGTTTTAGACTGCCTCTTCTTCCTGCAATTCTGTCCTCTGTCGTGATAATGGTTCTCATATCGATGATCTTTATAAATATAGGATTGATTTTGTCCTCCGTACTGAAGGATTTTCATGGGTTTAGCACAGTTATTAATTTTATTGCATTCCCCCTCTTCCTTTTATCCGGGGCTTTATTTCCTGTTTCAAATTTGCCTGCCCCGATAAGGATTCTGTCTTACTTTGATCCGCTGACATATGGTGTGGATGCTTTGCGAGGAGTATTGATCGGCCATTGTGAATTCTCAATAGTACTGGACGTATGTATTCTTTTAACACTGTCAGTTCTGATGGTCTGCGCTAGCAGTTATTTCTTCCAGAGGGCAGAGACTATATAA